The Coraliomargarita sinensis genomic sequence GAGAATGCCGTTGATGAAACGCTTTGAATCCGGGTTGGAAAAGATTTTGCCCAGTTCGATCGCTTCATTGATACTGACGACCGGTGGGATGTCGCGCCGGTGGAGCAACTCATAAATGGCCAGTCGTAGAATCGAGAGGTCGACTTTGGCGATACGCTCAAACTTCCAGTTGGCGGCGTGGGCTAGAATTTCCGCGTCCACCTCCTTGATGTGCTCGATTGTTCCGTGAATCAATTCCTCGGCAAAAGCGTAGTAGTCGCGTTCCTGTTCCAGTGTCTCGAGAAAGACCCGCAGGGCATCATTGAGCTGCTCGGGTTTGTTGAGCTCCCACTGATAGAGAAATTGCACTGCGCATTTACGGTTTTCGCGCCGCTGCGAGCTGCGTTTTACTGGTTTTGCTTCGTCTTCCATTTTTCTGTGTAGGCCGCCATTTCGAGGGCGGCTTCGGCAAACTCCTTGCCGCGGTTGATCGTTGTTCCGGCACGGGCTGCGGCTTGCTCCTGATTCTCAGCTACAATAATGCCG encodes the following:
- the nusB gene encoding transcription antitermination factor NusB, giving the protein MEDEAKPVKRSSQRRENRKCAVQFLYQWELNKPEQLNDALRVFLETLEQERDYYAFAEELIHGTIEHIKEVDAEILAHAANWKFERIAKVDLSILRLAIYELLHRRDIPPVVSINEAIELGKIFSNPDSKRFINGILDQMKNKIDRPLREASE